A section of the Solitalea canadensis DSM 3403 genome encodes:
- a CDS encoding aminotransferase class V-fold PLP-dependent enzyme — translation MNNLFSTEEINSFRNDTAGCKNVIHLNNAGAGLMPDVVTQSILDHIKLESQIGGYEASALRAEEIQQFYVQAGKLLNCKASNIAFTASATDSYTRALSAIPFQPGDIILTDNDDFISNQIQFLSCQKRFAIKIVRIKNALEGGVDLEDLALQLHKLQPRLLAITHIPTNSGLIQPVKRIAEIYSDYLTKHPDKTWYILDACQSVGQMKLDVQELKCDFLSVTGRKFLRGPRGTGFLYISDKAIAHGLEPLFIDMRGAEWVEKDLYQPRPDAMRFEDWEFAYALVLGTKNAIEYCLNISEDRIWQQVKTSSDYLRSELSAINKVRVLDRGPEVGGLVTFHVEGSQPKIIVDELLKRKINVVPSYRNFAVIDFDEKQVKWAVRASPHYYNTKEELDTFLDAMKQII, via the coding sequence ATGAACAACCTATTTTCTACTGAAGAAATCAACAGTTTCAGAAATGACACTGCCGGATGTAAAAACGTCATTCACCTTAACAATGCCGGGGCCGGGCTTATGCCTGATGTGGTTACACAGTCTATTTTGGACCACATCAAACTAGAATCGCAAATTGGGGGTTATGAAGCTTCGGCTTTACGTGCAGAAGAAATTCAACAGTTTTACGTACAGGCTGGAAAACTGCTAAACTGTAAGGCTTCCAACATTGCCTTTACAGCAAGCGCCACTGATTCGTATACACGCGCATTGTCGGCCATCCCTTTTCAGCCAGGCGATATTATTCTTACGGATAACGACGATTTTATTTCTAACCAAATTCAGTTTTTATCTTGCCAAAAAAGGTTTGCAATAAAAATTGTGCGAATAAAGAATGCCCTTGAAGGCGGTGTTGACCTGGAGGATTTGGCATTACAGCTGCATAAACTTCAACCCCGATTATTGGCGATCACTCATATTCCGACTAATTCCGGATTGATACAACCCGTTAAGCGGATCGCTGAAATTTATAGTGATTATTTAACGAAACATCCTGACAAAACTTGGTATATTTTAGATGCTTGCCAGTCAGTTGGTCAAATGAAGCTGGATGTTCAGGAGCTTAAATGTGACTTTTTAAGTGTAACAGGACGAAAATTCTTACGAGGTCCGCGGGGGACTGGCTTTCTGTATATTTCGGATAAAGCAATAGCTCATGGGCTCGAACCGCTATTCATTGACATGCGGGGTGCGGAATGGGTAGAAAAAGACCTGTATCAACCACGACCAGATGCAATGCGCTTTGAAGACTGGGAATTTGCCTATGCACTTGTATTGGGAACCAAAAATGCTATTGAGTATTGCCTGAATATAAGTGAAGACCGGATTTGGCAACAAGTAAAAACGTCGTCCGATTATTTGCGTAGTGAATTATCGGCCATTAATAAAGTGCGGGTTTTAGATCGGGGGCCGGAAGTTGGCGGATTGGTAACTTTTCATGTGGAAGGCTCTCAACCTAAAATTATTGTCGATGAGCTGCTGAAACGAAAGATTAACGTGGTGCCAAGTTACCGGAATTTTGCAGTGATCGACTTCGACGAAAAACAGGTGAAATGGGCTGTTCGTGCTTCACCGCATTACTATAATACGAAAGAAGAATTGGATACTTTTTTGGATGCAATGAAGCAAATTATTTAA
- a CDS encoding Lrp/AsnC family transcriptional regulator yields MQDLDEYDKKLLRLLQQNNKTTAEELGELVSLSASAVQRRLKRLRDEKIIEADVSIVSHRALGYTITCVVDVILEDGNSKALEKFKTSMRECTEVMQCYFVTGTYDFVLIVSARDMQHYESFSKKWLMDNPNVKHFYTHVVMDKVKVGLYSSG; encoded by the coding sequence ATGCAAGACTTAGACGAGTACGACAAAAAGCTACTACGACTGCTTCAGCAAAATAATAAAACAACTGCAGAAGAACTGGGTGAATTGGTGAGTTTAAGTGCAAGTGCTGTACAACGGAGATTGAAAAGGTTGCGGGATGAAAAGATCATTGAAGCAGATGTTTCTATTGTTTCGCATCGAGCATTAGGTTATACCATTACTTGTGTTGTGGATGTAATTTTAGAAGACGGAAACTCAAAGGCATTGGAAAAATTTAAAACCTCAATGCGTGAATGTACAGAAGTTATGCAATGTTATTTCGTTACCGGAACTTATGATTTTGTTTTAATTGTAAGTGCCAGGGATATGCAACATTACGAGTCGTTTTCGAAAAAATGGCTAATGGATAATCCGAATGTGAAACATTTTTACACGCATGTAGTGATGGATAAGGTGAAGGTTGGGTTATATAGTTCGGGTTAG
- a CDS encoding type IIG restriction enzyme/methyltransferase, which produces MLSPEHLLKLPFTNDSNSLDKRFYTELLHIIGLTETKEGSKKLIERKKAGERNAGSLLENTIKQLDSLDKIPRLDKPSQYGDNHQDRLFNVGLELVITWVNRILFLKLLEAQLISYQKSDKSYAFLNRNKIRDFDDLNGLFFQVLARKVEERDEEVIKRFGNVPYLNSSLFEPTELEHLTLFVSNLDDRGVLPCVSNTVLKDATGKKKTGETSTLEYLFDFLDSYDFASEGSEEIQEDNKTLINASVLGLIFEKINGYKDGSFFTPGFITMYMCRDTIRRAVVQKFNEAKDWKCETIDDLYDKIENREEANKIINSLKICDPAVGSGHFLVSALNEIIAIKNDLKILLDRQGKRLKEYHVEVQNDELAITDENGELFKYNPTNKESQRIQEMLFHEKQTVENCLFGVDINPNSVKICRLRLWIELLKNAYYKSENVLETLPNIDINIKCGNSLISRFALDADLKQALKKSKWDVEMYRSAVDTYRNAESKEQKRKMEQLIETIKRDFRSEINKNDPKLVRLYKLKGELFNLTQQTGLFEMGKKEKTEWNKKISLQTTEVNKLETEVEEIKSNKIYENAFEWRFEFPEVLNNDGDFVGFDVVIGNPPYVFARENFDDSTKKYFYDNYKTIDYQVNLYVLFIERSLNVLNHKGDYSLIVPNSFLMVSSTTKSRECLMKTSQLTEVVNFMGESFDGVNVETITIAGTKNTLKSNDIQISIGTNSQINNSHLKKQSFFKSNSDYSLNVFSKKESDDLTKKLIMDSVLLDNIVYIKAGLKAYQKGKGKPKQTEEDVKNRPFDYNYKFDESTFQYLDGKNINRFSINWQGSYLKFGEHLAEPRMFRGKKIILREITSKYPKSLIASYTEEDYLFNMSNIAILPKLLEIDLRYILALISSKLLSYFFIKNTAKSVRKMFPKIILNDLRKFPIKVRKINEQQPFIDLIDQIIFIKKQDSKSDTTIFEDQIDQLVYQLYGLTEEEIKIVEGEV; this is translated from the coding sequence TTGCTATCGCCAGAGCACTTGTTAAAACTTCCTTTTACTAATGATAGCAATAGTTTAGATAAACGCTTTTATACTGAGTTGCTACATATTATTGGTTTAACTGAAACTAAAGAAGGAAGTAAAAAACTAATTGAACGTAAAAAGGCGGGCGAGAGAAATGCAGGTTCTTTATTGGAAAATACGATTAAACAACTTGATTCACTTGATAAAATTCCCAGGTTAGATAAACCTTCTCAATACGGAGATAATCACCAAGACAGATTGTTTAATGTTGGTTTAGAACTGGTAATTACTTGGGTTAACCGAATACTTTTTCTAAAGTTACTAGAAGCGCAATTAATTAGCTACCAGAAGAGCGATAAGTCGTATGCTTTTTTAAATCGAAATAAGATTCGTGATTTTGATGATTTAAATGGGTTGTTTTTTCAGGTTTTAGCCAGAAAAGTTGAAGAACGTGATGAAGAAGTAATTAAAAGATTTGGCAATGTTCCTTATTTAAATAGCTCCTTATTTGAGCCAACAGAACTTGAGCACTTAACCTTGTTTGTTAGCAATTTGGATGATAGGGGCGTTTTACCATGTGTTTCAAATACTGTTTTAAAAGACGCAACCGGAAAAAAGAAAACAGGTGAAACAAGCACGCTTGAATACTTGTTTGATTTTCTTGACTCATACGATTTTGCTAGTGAAGGTTCAGAGGAAATTCAGGAAGACAATAAAACCTTAATTAATGCTTCGGTTCTTGGTTTAATTTTTGAAAAGATTAACGGTTATAAAGATGGGTCATTTTTTACGCCAGGTTTTATTACCATGTACATGTGTCGTGATACCATTAGGAGGGCGGTGGTTCAAAAATTTAATGAAGCAAAAGACTGGAAGTGCGAAACGATTGATGACTTATACGATAAAATTGAAAACCGTGAAGAAGCCAACAAAATCATCAATAGTTTAAAAATCTGTGATCCCGCAGTTGGTTCTGGCCACTTTTTGGTGTCGGCTTTAAATGAAATCATTGCTATAAAAAATGACCTCAAAATATTACTAGATCGCCAAGGGAAACGATTAAAAGAATATCATGTTGAGGTTCAAAATGATGAACTGGCAATTACCGATGAAAATGGCGAACTTTTCAAATATAATCCAACAAACAAGGAAAGCCAGCGCATACAAGAAATGCTTTTTCATGAAAAGCAAACAGTTGAGAACTGTCTTTTTGGTGTTGATATAAATCCAAATTCAGTAAAAATTTGCCGCTTGCGCTTATGGATTGAATTGCTGAAAAACGCCTATTATAAATCTGAAAATGTTCTTGAAACACTTCCCAACATTGATATTAATATAAAATGCGGAAACTCATTAATTAGCCGTTTTGCCTTAGATGCTGATTTAAAACAGGCCCTTAAAAAAAGCAAATGGGATGTTGAAATGTATCGTTCAGCAGTTGACACTTACCGAAATGCAGAAAGTAAGGAGCAAAAGCGAAAAATGGAACAGTTAATCGAAACTATTAAAAGAGATTTTAGGAGTGAGATTAATAAAAACGACCCCAAACTAGTTAGGCTTTACAAACTTAAAGGCGAACTTTTTAACCTTACTCAACAAACAGGCTTGTTTGAAATGGGAAAAAAAGAAAAAACAGAATGGAACAAAAAAATAAGTTTGCAAACAACTGAAGTAAATAAACTTGAAACTGAAGTTGAAGAAATAAAAAGTAACAAAATTTATGAAAATGCTTTTGAATGGCGCTTCGAGTTTCCTGAGGTATTAAACAATGATGGAGATTTTGTTGGTTTTGATGTTGTGATTGGAAATCCGCCGTATGTTTTTGCAAGAGAGAATTTTGATGACTCAACGAAGAAATATTTCTATGATAATTATAAAACGATTGACTATCAAGTAAACCTATATGTTTTATTTATTGAAAGAAGTTTAAATGTTTTAAATCATAAGGGAGACTATAGTTTAATTGTTCCAAACTCTTTCTTAATGGTATCATCGACAACAAAGAGCAGAGAATGTTTAATGAAAACATCTCAGCTTACTGAAGTTGTGAATTTTATGGGGGAATCATTTGATGGGGTAAACGTTGAAACAATAACAATTGCAGGTACTAAAAACACTTTGAAATCAAATGACATACAGATTTCAATTGGAACGAATAGCCAGATTAATAATTCTCATTTAAAGAAACAAAGTTTTTTCAAATCGAATAGTGATTATTCATTAAATGTATTTTCTAAAAAAGAAAGCGATGATTTGACTAAAAAGTTAATAATGGATTCGGTGCTGTTGGATAATATTGTTTACATAAAAGCTGGACTAAAAGCGTATCAAAAGGGAAAAGGGAAGCCAAAACAAACTGAGGAAGATGTAAAAAATCGACCATTTGATTATAATTATAAATTTGATGAAAGCACTTTTCAATATTTGGACGGTAAAAATATTAATCGTTTTTCTATTAATTGGCAAGGAAGCTATTTGAAATTCGGTGAGCATTTAGCTGAACCTAGAATGTTTAGGGGTAAAAAAATTATTCTTAGAGAAATTACCAGTAAATATCCTAAATCTTTGATAGCTTCTTATACAGAAGAGGATTATTTGTTTAATATGAGTAATATTGCCATTTTGCCTAAGCTTCTGGAAATTGATTTAAGATACATCCTTGCTTTAATTTCAAGTAAACTATTATCATACTTTTTTATTAAAAACACAGCAAAATCTGTGAGAAAAATGTTTCCTAAAATTATCCTAAATGATCTAAGGAAATTCCCTATAAAAGTTAGAAAAATAAATGAGCAACAACCATTTATTGATTTAATAGATCAAATCATTTTTATCAAAAAACAAGACTCAAAATCCGATACAACTATTTTCGAAGATCAAATCGACCAACTCGTTTATCAACTTTACGGTTTAACCGAAGAAGAAATTAAAATTGTGGAGGGAGAAGTGTAA
- a CDS encoding GNAT family N-acetyltransferase, whose product MNLSYRSDLIPDPKQIIELYNNAGLPRPTTDIDRIAKMYENSDLVISAWDQNILVGISRSITDWVWCCYLADLAVRDNYQGKGIGKKLIEITKEKVGNLSTVMLLSVPTAMDYYPKVGMEAIDNGFIIKRKE is encoded by the coding sequence ATGAACTTATCATACCGATCAGACCTAATTCCCGACCCAAAACAAATAATTGAATTGTATAACAACGCTGGCTTACCCAGGCCGACAACAGATATCGACCGGATTGCAAAAATGTACGAAAATTCCGATTTGGTGATCTCTGCTTGGGACCAAAACATATTGGTTGGAATCTCTCGTTCTATAACCGATTGGGTTTGGTGTTGTTATCTTGCCGATTTAGCAGTTAGGGATAATTACCAAGGCAAAGGCATAGGTAAAAAACTGATTGAAATTACCAAAGAGAAAGTTGGCAATCTATCTACTGTTATGTTGTTATCCGTGCCCACCGCTATGGATTACTATCCAAAGGTTGGAATGGAGGCAATCGATAATGGATTTATTATAAAACGAAAAGAATAA
- a CDS encoding type II toxin-antitoxin system VapC family toxin, which yields MKIFILHSDSSPKDCYYILDTNVWLPIFGLDEQASVHYKEFFDKILKTKQSRILLCPLQLSEILNRLLRFHAHKEYSKKYKSKTGSVPEFKNYYKEEYRKSDNFKKQYDIIIDDIEGYLSNVEIKDIAINDFDSLTKFDARKSDYNDHYIYLVAKEHNATIITHDSDFFGLNDVAVGTFNRKLYNRFKDSIKPTK from the coding sequence TTGAAGATATTTATTTTACATAGTGATAGCAGTCCGAAAGACTGCTATTATATTTTAGATACCAATGTTTGGTTGCCAATTTTTGGTTTGGATGAACAAGCAAGCGTCCATTACAAAGAATTCTTCGACAAAATTTTAAAAACAAAGCAATCCCGAATTTTATTGTGTCCGCTTCAATTAAGCGAAATTCTTAATCGCTTACTGCGTTTTCATGCACATAAAGAATATAGCAAAAAGTATAAATCTAAAACCGGTAGTGTTCCTGAGTTTAAGAATTATTATAAAGAGGAATATAGAAAAAGCGATAATTTCAAAAAACAATATGATATAATCATAGATGATATTGAAGGTTATCTATCAAATGTAGAGATAAAAGACATTGCAATAAATGACTTTGATAGCCTAACAAAATTTGATGCAAGGAAATCAGATTATAATGATCATTATATTTATTTAGTAGCAAAAGAACACAATGCTACTATAATTACACATGATAGTGATTTTTTTGGACTTAACGATGTTGCCGTTGGCACATTTAATAGAAAACTTTATAATCGATTTAAAGATTCAATTAAACCAACAAAGTAA
- a CDS encoding Rid family detoxifying hydrolase codes for MKIIYSNNAPEAIGPYSQAIRTGNLLYCSGQTPIDPTTMKIVSTDVKEQTIRAILNLKVVLEEAGLNLSNIIKMNVYLTNMENFPQMNEAYAICLGSHRPARTTVAVLGLPYNALVEIECIAEFNEN; via the coding sequence ATGAAGATCATTTATTCAAACAATGCTCCCGAAGCCATTGGCCCCTACTCACAAGCGATCAGAACAGGCAACCTGTTGTATTGCTCCGGACAAACACCGATCGATCCCACAACTATGAAAATTGTAAGTACTGATGTAAAGGAACAAACAATCAGAGCAATCCTGAACTTAAAAGTTGTGCTTGAAGAAGCTGGACTTAACCTGAGTAACATTATCAAAATGAATGTTTACCTAACCAATATGGAAAACTTCCCCCAAATGAACGAAGCCTATGCGATCTGTTTAGGCTCACATCGTCCGGCTCGCACAACAGTTGCCGTTTTGGGACTACCATATAATGCTTTAGTCGAAATTGAGTGTATTGCGGAGTTTAATGAGAATTGA
- a CDS encoding STAS-like domain-containing protein: MKINVIDILKSPNASLHDDGLMIYEEVKKQFKSAEPNDIEIDFSAIKRCSTLFLNASFGKLLAEYGEETVRKYIHPIGYNQILTFMDKYNDMWDNVINRDNYQAYREEAFA, from the coding sequence ATGAAAATTAACGTCATAGATATTTTAAAAAGTCCTAACGCATCATTGCATGATGATGGCTTGATGATTTATGAAGAGGTTAAAAAACAATTTAAATCTGCTGAACCCAATGATATTGAAATTGATTTTTCAGCCATTAAACGTTGTTCAACATTATTCTTAAATGCTTCATTCGGTAAATTGTTAGCAGAGTACGGAGAAGAAACAGTTAGAAAATATATTCATCCAATTGGTTATAATCAAATTTTAACCTTTATGGATAAATATAATGACATGTGGGATAATGTAATTAACCGCGACAACTATCAAGCCTATAGAGAGGAAGCTTTTGCTTAA
- a CDS encoding JAB domain-containing protein, with translation MKNKVPEQIAEVFLKYKPALELSEALRISSSKDVYEFFMQVWDMELIEFIEEFKILLLNRANKVLGFYKVTSGGISSALVDPELIFAAALKAGASGIILCHNHPSCNVSPSVSDKHLTQKLKQALKKRRLVNDLYILHNCSLKYLNNTYEIN, from the coding sequence ATGAAAAACAAAGTTCCTGAACAAATAGCCGAAGTATTTTTAAAATATAAACCTGCACTTGAGTTAAGCGAAGCCTTACGCATCAGCAGCTCAAAAGACGTTTATGAGTTCTTTATGCAAGTGTGGGACATGGAACTGATCGAGTTTATTGAAGAATTTAAAATTCTGCTCCTAAACCGAGCCAATAAAGTGTTGGGGTTTTATAAAGTAACCAGCGGCGGAATTTCCAGCGCCTTAGTTGATCCAGAACTAATTTTTGCTGCCGCTTTAAAAGCAGGAGCCTCCGGCATTATACTCTGCCACAACCATCCTTCCTGCAATGTTTCTCCAAGCGTCAGCGATAAACACCTCACCCAAAAACTAAAGCAAGCTTTGAAGAAGCGAAGATTAGTTAACGATTTGTATATATTGCATAACTGTAGTTTGAAATATTTAAACAACACCTATGAAATCAATTAA
- a CDS encoding RluA family pseudouridine synthase, which translates to MNTEELVINKDIQLNENCFTLFKGSIHNYSLPQRFTFPFYYEPHPLCLLAAKELQQHLETQTDWEHNFGIEEGKTGLIIGKMFGVLVVQHENGQLGYLAAFSGKLAGQNHHAKFVPPVFDILTEDGFFRKEEEVINHINAKIGTLENDPKFFVLNELFQSELEQSVNQLEEHKRKIKEGKLARKIQREQPADSSEEQLTDLLESLRKESVREQYQLKELSRYWKNRLAEIQLEIDEHQSAIILLKEERKYMSASLQQKLFDQYSFLNQYGNEKNLCEIFEHTAEARPPAGAGECAAPKLLQYAFLHKLRPVAMAEFWWGQSPKSEIRIHGQFYPACRGKCEPILAHMLEGVEMDENPMLTNPAEGRDVEIVYEDEALVVVNKPAEFLSVPGKNVQDSVYERMRLKYPNATGPLIVHRLDMSTSGIMLVAKTKESHKVLQEQFIKRTIKKRYIALLDGVVESEEGFIDLPLRVDLDNRPHQLVCYEYGKPACTKWEVVERKNNKTKIHFYPITGRTHQLRVHAAHPMGLNSPIVGDDLYGNKGERLHLHAEWIEFKHPTSKEIMTIQVEAEF; encoded by the coding sequence TTGAATACAGAGGAATTGGTGATAAATAAGGATATACAGTTAAACGAAAATTGTTTTACACTTTTCAAGGGTTCTATTCATAATTACTCATTACCTCAGCGGTTCACGTTTCCTTTTTATTACGAGCCTCATCCTCTTTGTTTATTAGCGGCAAAGGAGCTTCAGCAACACCTCGAAACCCAAACGGATTGGGAGCATAACTTTGGTATAGAAGAAGGAAAAACAGGACTGATCATTGGGAAAATGTTTGGCGTATTGGTGGTTCAGCATGAAAACGGTCAGTTGGGCTACCTGGCTGCTTTTTCGGGTAAACTCGCCGGACAAAATCATCATGCTAAATTTGTTCCTCCTGTTTTTGACATCTTAACCGAAGATGGTTTTTTTAGAAAAGAGGAAGAAGTTATTAACCACATCAATGCGAAAATTGGAACGTTAGAAAACGACCCTAAATTCTTTGTTCTTAACGAGTTGTTTCAATCTGAATTAGAGCAGTCGGTTAATCAGTTAGAAGAGCATAAACGAAAAATTAAAGAGGGTAAATTGGCTCGAAAAATTCAGCGGGAGCAACCTGCTGATAGCTCGGAAGAACAGCTGACTGATTTATTGGAGAGCTTACGCAAGGAAAGTGTTCGGGAACAGTATCAGTTGAAAGAACTTTCAAGATATTGGAAAAACCGCCTTGCAGAAATTCAGTTGGAAATAGATGAACATCAATCTGCAATAATTCTACTAAAGGAAGAAAGAAAATATATGTCGGCTTCCTTGCAGCAAAAACTGTTTGATCAATACAGCTTTTTGAATCAATATGGGAACGAAAAAAACCTTTGTGAAATATTTGAACACACGGCAGAAGCAAGGCCTCCGGCTGGGGCGGGGGAGTGCGCCGCTCCTAAACTACTGCAATACGCATTTTTGCATAAACTAAGGCCGGTTGCGATGGCTGAGTTTTGGTGGGGACAATCACCTAAATCTGAAATCAGAATTCATGGCCAGTTTTACCCGGCATGTCGTGGAAAGTGCGAACCCATTTTGGCGCACATGTTGGAAGGTGTTGAAATGGATGAAAATCCAATGCTAACGAACCCTGCTGAGGGAAGAGATGTGGAGATAGTGTATGAAGATGAAGCATTGGTTGTGGTAAATAAACCTGCTGAGTTTTTATCGGTTCCGGGCAAGAATGTACAGGATTCTGTTTATGAACGCATGAGATTAAAATATCCAAATGCAACTGGTCCGTTGATTGTACACAGACTAGATATGTCGACCTCGGGAATTATGCTTGTTGCCAAAACCAAGGAATCACATAAAGTATTGCAAGAACAATTTATAAAGCGCACCATTAAAAAGCGTTACATAGCATTGTTGGACGGAGTTGTTGAATCAGAAGAAGGGTTTATAGATCTTCCTTTACGTGTTGATTTGGATAACCGTCCGCATCAATTGGTTTGTTATGAATACGGAAAACCCGCCTGTACAAAATGGGAAGTGGTTGAGCGAAAGAATAATAAGACAAAAATTCATTTTTATCCCATCACGGGACGAACACACCAGCTTCGGGTTCATGCTGCGCATCCAATGGGATTAAATTCTCCCATCGTTGGCGACGACCTTTACGGAAACAAAGGAGAACGATTACATCTCCATGCCGAGTGGATTGAGTTTAAACACCCAACCAGTAAGGAAATAATGACGATACAGGTGGAGGCGGAGTTTTAA
- a CDS encoding carboxymuconolactone decarboxylase family protein — MKNRIKINIADPEAYKAMMALEKYLSQSRLTPIQKELIKVRASQINGCAYCVDMHIQEALEAGESPRRLGVLSVWRETPFFTEEEQAILALTEEVTLIANHVSDETYERAAKLFDEQYLAQIIMAINTINAWNRIGISTDLQPE; from the coding sequence ATGAAAAATAGAATCAAAATCAACATTGCTGATCCTGAAGCATATAAAGCCATGATGGCTTTAGAGAAGTATTTAAGTCAATCTCGTTTAACCCCAATTCAAAAAGAGCTCATCAAGGTACGCGCGTCGCAAATCAATGGCTGTGCATATTGTGTTGATATGCACATTCAAGAAGCTTTGGAGGCGGGAGAATCACCACGTCGTTTAGGTGTTTTAAGTGTGTGGAGAGAAACGCCTTTTTTCACAGAAGAAGAACAAGCCATTTTAGCATTAACAGAAGAAGTAACGCTGATTGCTAATCATGTTTCGGATGAAACCTATGAACGTGCAGCTAAATTGTTCGATGAGCAATACCTGGCGCAAATCATTATGGCAATTAACACAATTAACGCTTGGAACCGGATTGGTATCAGCACTGACTTGCAGCCGGAATAA
- a CDS encoding Crp/Fnr family transcriptional regulator, translating to MTNLASSTLLNHINRYVKLSEKEENLLLSLLKHQSLKKKAYLLTEGQICKANYFVAKGCLRNYLINDKGVKQITQFAIENWWITDYNSMVTQTPSGFFIQALENSEVIAIDYHVQEELFEKIPKLERYFRLVLERAYSASQMRIKFIFTQTGEERYHHFATSFPGFIQRVPQYMLASYLGFTPEFLSKIRAK from the coding sequence ATGACAAACCTCGCCTCATCAACTCTTCTTAATCACATCAACCGATATGTAAAACTCTCCGAAAAAGAAGAAAATCTTTTATTATCCTTATTAAAACATCAATCCCTAAAAAAGAAAGCATACCTCCTTACAGAAGGACAAATTTGTAAAGCCAATTATTTTGTGGCTAAAGGATGTCTTCGTAATTACCTTATTAATGACAAAGGGGTGAAGCAAATAACTCAGTTTGCCATCGAAAATTGGTGGATAACCGATTATAACAGCATGGTAACACAAACTCCTTCCGGATTCTTTATTCAGGCACTTGAAAATTCAGAAGTAATTGCAATTGATTATCATGTGCAGGAAGAGTTGTTTGAGAAGATTCCTAAACTTGAGCGTTATTTCCGACTGGTTTTAGAACGAGCTTATTCGGCATCACAAATGAGAATCAAGTTTATCTTTACCCAAACAGGAGAAGAACGTTACCATCACTTTGCCACCAGCTTTCCCGGATTTATACAACGAGTACCACAATACATGCTTGCCTCTTATCTCGGTTTTACGCCGGAGTTCTTAAGTAAGATCAGGGCAAAATAA